Proteins from a genomic interval of Thiovulum sp. ES:
- a CDS encoding hypothetical protein (PFAM: Putative F0F1-ATPase subunit (ATPase_gene1)), with protein MEKKEEPKLKKFIEGADNLSLGISIVVAILLGVGVGFWLKSIFENVIFLWVGVFWGISAAGLNIYRAYKKELMEFEEIAKNPRYKIKEEKDDN; from the coding sequence TTGGAAAAAAAAGAAGAACCAAAACTAAAAAAGTTTATTGAAGGTGCGGATAATTTATCATTAGGAATTTCAATTGTTGTTGCAATTCTGCTAGGTGTAGGAGTTGGATTTTGGTTAAAGTCAATTTTTGAAAATGTGATATTTTTGTGGGTAGGAGTTTTTTGGGGAATTTCTGCTGCTGGATTAAATATTTATCGAGCATACAAAAAAGAGTTAATGGAGTTTGAAGAGATTGCAAAAAATCCACGATATAAAATAAAGGAA